Within the Centropristis striata isolate RG_2023a ecotype Rhode Island chromosome 23, C.striata_1.0, whole genome shotgun sequence genome, the region GTAAGTAGAGAACGAGTTTCATTCAATTTGCGACGCAGGGAATTGGTCATTTTAGCTTGTAGACACTTGTTGTAACAGCAGAAAGTTGATGCAGACTCTGAGCTCACTGATTCTTTAATCACTTAGCTGACAGGCTCAACGGGACACACTTTGTGTTACAGGTGAAAAGTCCAGTGTGTACCTGTCATACTGTAGAGCATTGTATATCTTAATGTTAATATATGTGTTAGTGTAatgctacttttttttcctcagatctttattaacaatgagAGAAATATAGGCATTCAAGatataaacaagacatacaaagaaaaatgtcagttacagtatctgtagaataaaatataaaaataacacaataagtcacatagggtataaggtgcttacttttatattattctggggTTTCTGAAAATAAGCTTTTAAAGTGTAGCAGAGTGTGTTCACATTTCTTATCAACTCTAAAGTCTATATAACATTTCAATTCTATTGTAAAAAGTTAGGgagggatttggaaaacttcatcTGGATGTGAAACTTACCCATCAGAAGCATAAGATTTGTTACAAAGcatactgttttgttattagattcaaattttaagataatatctttaggttaaaaaatgatGGGCTGTCCAGTCATATCGAGAATGAATTTTTCcatatccctccaaaatatagatgacaatgggcaaacataaaataaatgtaaagttgtcTCTGGCACCTCcacaaaaagtgcacatttcgCTACATCAGCAAACCTGGAAATTAATTTGTTACATGTGTAATGCTACTTAATGTAGCATTTTTCAAACATATTACATTGACAAATCTGACATTATGTTGTAATAGGGCATATGTGTTGTCTTTTCCTGGCTTAAAATGTTGCATTGCAGGAAAGTGATGCAATTTTCTGAACATACCGGACTGTAGCTTTTCTACGATTTGCCTTTATGTACTTAGTTATTATATCCACATTAATTATGTATGATTGTTTATCAGAAATGTCATTGTGTGATTGTGAATGTCaatgtgtaattattttattaatagcGTTGCAATATCAGCATTAAGGTATTtggtcaaaaatatatatagcctATAATATTTTCCTTAATACACACCACCAGCAATGCTGTTATGACAGGTAAAGGTTAGTGTaattaaacaatgtttttataattatatgTCGTCTATCAGTTTTGTTGTATTCAGAGACTATTAATGTAATTGTACATTAACAAATTATTTAATGAGGTTTGGCCCAATTAGAGAGTGAGCTACTTCAGATAAAGAGGTAATAGCATtactttaagtttttattttaaatctgccCTTTCTCTTTTTAGACACAATGGCATCACCAACCATCACCCCTCTGTCCAAGGCCAACACCACCTTCTCTCTGGCTTTGCTCAAAAAGCTGGGAGATAACGACAGCACTGCGAATGTCTTCTACTCCCCTTTCAGCATCTCCTCAGCCCTCGCTATGGTGATGCTGGGGGCCGgcggcaacacacacacacagatgtcagAGGTAcagtacacacagacacagacacattaaCATTTCTGGCGTTTCAGGTTGGTTCAGCGTGATTTTGTAAAGCTtataatcaatggtgttgattgcaggtttctttttttctttttttacgagtttaaacatttttattagagTATTGAAGAAgcaactgttttttgtttttttcccatcttTTTATTGAGGTTTTCCAATAAAATGACATATAGTGGTATCTAACAGCGTGGGGAAAAGACATCCAGTATGACAATGTATTGTATAACAGTATAACGACAAGAACTCTAAGCCCAatcccacccatccacccacaaACCCACCCACATCAGGTCTGAGCCACACTGGGACAAACAGGGATTGCAGGTTTCTCACTGTACAATGCACTGAACACTGAAGACAGTGGGAGTAAAGTAATGCAGGTGTGGGAGGCCAATTTTGTCTTTCACTGTcagcaaaaatgacaaagatcTGTTCTGTTCAGACTCTGACAAGGGTTTATGGGGGGGGCTCTGTGTTGTGTTACTATAGCAACGTGAAACATAATAAGGAAGTGTAAGGGCAATAAAGATATAGGTAAAGTCATTGGTACGCCTTATCAGTTCCCATTATGATGTAGCAGACATGTCCACCTCTCTGGCTGCCTTGGTTTTAGTAGTCTTTAAAGGTAAATCTCTGTATCAATGCCAGCTGGAAGCATATTCCTCTATAATTAAACTTGTTATTCCCAATTAAAGAATGACTAATATAATACTTGTAATGTCAGCTTCTACTCTTGTTTTATCCCCATGTACAATGTACTGTAATTCATTTGACAATTGCATTATCGAAGCTTAATGAATGTCTTTTCAGTGATTTTAGGACATCAAACACGGTTCCTACAGGTACTTTACGtcaaagttttcaaattttagGTTGAAAAAATGAAAGGCCTTGAAAGTTACTGAAAATAGACATAAACAgcagcctctctctctttatttgtCATCTGTGACTATCTGTCTGCCAAGCCTGCTAGGTCTCATTATAAAAATTCTCAGTGTTGTAACAGCAATTACCCTTGATCTGTGAATCAAACTATGCCATGCCAGGAAAGTCCATGAAAAGTCCTTGATTTTGATGTTTAAGAAGGTTAAGATAACCCAAAAGAACCCAAATATTAATGCACATACTCTAATACacatcatttaatgtaataacgaCTTATGTATACTTTTACACCCTGAGGAGAATAAAACCCCTCGTTGCACTGGACAATACAGCAGAAAGTTATTGGCAACAACCAGTACAGTGAGAAATTCAGTAAGAGGTAGTTGGAATTTTATGTGGAAGTTCACATGATGTGAAATGAgaacattttgtgacattttctaaAGGATTGCTTAAGCAAAGCCACACCCAGGTAACTCTGGGCTGGTGGACGGTTGAGTATGTGGGAGGGGCAGGGCGTAAGTTTGCAAGATTATTTACAGCAATGTGTAGAATTTTCTTTGTGAGGGCTTAtgtgtatacagtacaggccaaaagtttggacacaccttctcattcaatgcgtttcctttattttcatgactatttacattgtagattcatcaaaactattaatgaacacatgtggaattatgtacttaacaaaaaagtgtgaaataactgaaaacatgtcttatattctagtaagcaaagggtggttactttgaggaatctaaaatacaagacatgttttcagttatttcacacttttttgttaagtacataattccatatgtgttcattcatagttttgatgccttcagtgagaatctacaatgtaaatagtcatgaaaataaagaaaatgcattgaatgagaaggtgtgtgtccaaacttttggcctgtccTGTACATATAGTGCAATATAATAGCAGATATTACagtattgtgtctttttgttccctACTGTCTTCTGATGCAACAGCAGCAGTAACAAGCTGTTTGACAGAACAAGGGACAAAGTTTGAAAGAGTTCTCTATACAAATCAAGGATCCGTGACACAACCtgtttttgaattatttgtgtcttgtgtataAAGGCTGGGTTTGTTCCAGAAGGTGCAGCTTTCAGCTTTCAATCAAAGGCGATGACTTCAGCTAAACTGCACCTGAGCTGTGGAGAACGATGTCAAAGCCCAGTGTCAATAAGAGGGTTGTGAAATTGAGCCCAGTTAAGTTACCAGACACAGTTTTAGTTTGAttgatggtgtttttctgtgaaGTCGTTCTGATTGTGTGGTTCAAACAGAGCAGGTGATCTGCCTGGTCACGAGTTGTGGTGGTAAAGCTGTGTGTGCATGACTTGTTGAGTGATAGAGAGTGGGTGTGTGCTTGCACATGCATGAAAGAGAACAGAGGTGATAGTAACATGTGGCTGCTATGAGCATTTTTTCCACCAGCCAGTAACCACAAAGTCCAGTTgtgtaaactgtctttttataaCTTGGTCATTAGCAAGCTGGCCAACATTTGCTCTACAAATACTGCAGTCCAAGAAATATGTGGGTCGGCGATGACATCACCTGAATTTGCGGCTAATGAAACTTGTTACAGTTATGTAAATTAGGTCTTAAACCAACTAACGCAGCTCTGTCTGAACTATACCCTTTCCTCCTATACCAGTCATGATCCAGATGtcttcatttaaatgtatttcaaagTCACTAGTCAAcactgttttttatataatgtggGTATTGGTTTCACACTGATTATCTCAGGAAAGCTGGAAAGAGGTATTTAACTGCAGGTGTCAGGGTGCAGTGAGTTCACCCTGGCAAGATTGTTGGGTGTGGTAACTCTGCAGGCTCTTCACTTACAAAGAGAAAATATGATCGAGtgataatatatgtatatctaATATATGTAGGAAAGTTATACGTTCACAGGTGAATAGTTTGACGACGGTCTTTGGGCtgtgcaaaatgtgttttttaatataaaatgcaaCTTCAATGagcattagggttgtcaaactTCCAGGAATGGGAATTAAcaagaatttatgggaattaccgggaataaatggaaataaaccaggaatttactaaattaatgGTTGGCCCTTAGCAGGGAAATTAGatatatttgcattattttgcatggatgtctgcttatgacaaaacaaaatatttatatttatgtttggatagGATTCAGTTTGTTTAAATTGCCCCTTTCCCATAAATTTccataattcccatggaaagtttccgatttggaatatttccaaaaatgcCCCAACTTAACTTCCATGGAAGGTTTCTGGAATTTTTCTGAAAATTTTCCTGGcaattttccacccctttgcatcCCTAATGACCATCTCCCTATTCCTTTGTGCTGGAGAgtactttttaaatacattcaagGTTTTactgaacataaaatatgactttAATCACTTCTCTCTGATCAgctattcttgttttttttaacaccatTAGGATGATATTATAACTTCCTGTACATGACCAGAAATACATCTAGCTGTACAGTGAATACTATCAATTGCATCCTGACTGTAGGTCCTCTGCTTCACTGAGGCAGAGAAGCCACAGCCTGCAGAAGCACAGATGATGCAAATGCAAATGCAGCAGAAGGTCCAGTCCAGAATTCCAGCATTTCTGCTGAAGGGGGTAACAAAGCCAACAGTAGAGACAAACTAACTGTTTTACTAACAGTGTGGGTGCTGTTAACTGGTGAGGGGATCCCTGGAGACAAAGAGTTGGTGGTTCCAGAAAGACTTTCATGCTTGCTTTCACTCTGCTTTTCAGGCCGATCTCCAATCTACTGCTGTCTTAGACTTAATGTGAAAAAATAGGATTGTGGGGGATCAGCGCTAATTGTATGCTACTTAATGGCGAATTAGAGTGTGAATCCAACAGCTCAAAACTCCAGTTTAGTGTTGCATAACACATATTACTAAGCTTTTAATCTCTTAGAAGCAGCTTCTGGAAACCACAGTGAGATTAAACTTATCAAACAAAATTTTCATTATATACAAATTGAgctgtttccttttgttttctgtcataTGCTGGTGTATTACTGTGATAACACTGTGGTATGAGGTTAATGCCAAATTTGGTAAACATAACTGTCTACAAAAATGACAGCTTGCCTATTTGGATGCACCCCAGCCAAAACACATCCAGAATTCAGCTGAATAAAATGacagatatttgttttttagataACCATGTATATAACAACATGGTGGAGGATGGTGTGTTTCTTCCTGTGAATGTTTCTGGTCAAAGCTTGGGCAGGAGTTTCCATGGGATCTTTAAAGTctgcttttttattatgtttttgccaTATTTATCAGTTGGTGTTGGGATGTTGTGCATTATCATTGtcatgtaaatggtaaatgggtgTTAGATTCTATGTGTGCAGTATGTGGAGAAGGAATTACTGAGTACACCagtacaaaaaatgtatttaatatacaACCTTACCCATTAAGTGGTGGGAAATTCCGAATTCTGCATTGCTTACCTGTAGATATGTACCAATCTACCTTTATTATTCTGGCTTCTATGCTGATTCCAGTTTCATGTCAAATTGttctgtctgatggcaaggtaaaggGGTGAAACTATTCTACATATGGCATCAATATCAATTTAACTGTTGAttatatatagaatatttttACCACTGTAACTTGCTATCAGATAACCCTGTTTAAGTTAATGCGAGGGGAACTGGAGCCGTTATCTATGATCTCTTCAAAGCCATTAGACTCCATtggcaaaaacagtaattttaccaaACTAAGGGTGTGTTGCGCCAAAAATATATACTTGgacaaaaatgtaaatctttGGATTTGATTGCATAAGGAACACTACTGAGCATAAATCATGTTAACAGTATTGGACCAGCCCTGTAAATACTAATTTAGAGGGTTTTTTATGACCGATTGATTTACAAATATGTAAAATTCAAGTGTGAATTGTAGTAAATATTGCAGGTGAGCAAATGCATAATCTAGTTCCCCGCCATCATTCAACATGATATATGCAAATATGTAGCATAGAACATCAAAGTCAACAATCTACAAGGAAGACTGGTCAGTCACAAGGTCAGAGCATCTCTGTAACACTCGTCTACTTGTCCACAGTGCCTGAAAACCAAGGACTGCCAGGATGAAGTCCATGTCAGCTTTGCCCAGCTGCTGAAGGAGCTCAACAAGGCTGACGCTCCGTATGCCCTCAATGTGGCCAACAGGCTGTACGGGGAGCAGTCCTACCAGTTTGttgaggtgtgtttgtgtttcaccATCTACTAGGTGTCgttttgtttacatattattCAGTCATGGAGTGAATAACAGGTTGATACAGGGATGTTTTAGTAGACGTATAGCGGGCAGCAGGCcagagtacactgcaaaaaaagaaaagttgggtgaactaaaaatttcaaggtaacaaacttcgataaaattttaagttggacaattaaactaaatatttaaatttttgtttttgagtttgctcaaatctgaatttctctggcacgtttgtaacgccgctatgaaatgtcgttaatgttgcgaccacaattttgagttagcattgatacaccaaaggctactcttgtagctgtaacaagcagcgccgctagcatcagttagccgctagctttcgctaatgaccgaatttcacaacaaagaaataagagttaacagaactattgtcccttgttttgaaccccaacttaaagatataagtaacaacaactcaccaacttgtttttgagcagacaactggcttcctttgttgtgctaacttacattattgccgtaaatgtcagtaatttatatttctatttttatttattatttatttttatttatttatttatattaatatttatatttatgttttataaagttttaccaaattaaatcactgttttaggccaaaaaatacaagtcagcttttttgcagtgtacaagcAAGTTAAGCTGTAATTGTTGAGCAAAGACATTATTTTGTTCACCATCACCATTTGTTGATGGTTTCAGGATTTCTTAGGGGAAACCAGGAAGCACTACAATGCAGAGCTGGAGTCTGTGGACTTTATAAGCAAGTCCGAGGCAGCCAGGGTCAACATCAACAACTGGGtggaagaaaagacacaaggtgcatctcacacacacacacacacactaacatacaCACTTTTGAGCATGTTAATATACAAGCAGGTCCCGTTCATCCATTGCAATTGTactgaaaaactgaaatggTCTCGATGGTGGTCTGAATGGGAGCAGagttaatttcagttaaaaAGGCTAAGTGCACCCTGTTATTGTTGTAATAAGGCATAAAGTCTCCGTATTGATGTAGAAATGCaagacttttgaaaaaaaaaagtgttttaatgaaTATTATTTGACTGAATTGTATCCGAGGGAAACAGCTGCAAATGCTTATGGGTGACAATTTTTTACCAGGTAAAATTAAGGACGTGCTGGCCGAGGGTGTGGTAGACAGCTCGACCATGCTGGTGCTGGTCAACGCCATCTACTTCAAAGGCCACTGGAACAAGCAGTTTAAGGAGAGTGCCACACGTGAGGCTCCGTTTAGAGTCAAAAAGGTAACACTactttttttacaaaatggtTAAAAGCAGGGTCAAAGAGGGtgcattttgatgtttttgtactGTATATTAGTCATGATTTGGAGGAAGCGTTTCCCAATGGCTTTTCCAAGCATCTGAGTGTTAATCATGGGTTAGGTATGCCCCAGTAAAAGGGAACCATGTTGCATCCGTttgctggagaaaaaaaaacgccTTTTCTCACAGCACATGGTATTCCTGAGAAAATGTTTCCACACAGAGTTTGAGTCAGTGGACACACCTATACAGTGTTGCAACTGCTCAGACCAGATAATGCTGTGTTcgttgacaaaaaaatgttctgacATTGGACTTTCCAGAGTCATAAAAAGTGATTTAGCTTTGAACTGgttggacaaaaaaacactggcaCTGCTTTAAGTGATGTTTAACTTGTGACAGAAACATTGAGAAAGAAACTCAACAGTAAGTCTTAATATTCTGTCAGCTTTTTCCTGCAGCAACCCCTTTATATCAAGGTAGTCATTTCAGTTCCAATACTGTAGCTTATTTCAGTTTATAATGTGCTGTAGAGACAATTAGTGGCCCACGTCCACACATCCCAGAAGCAGCCTCTGAGTAGCCTAGCATACATACATTTGAttaatgacaaaatattaaaactacatATAATGTCTGTATTAATTATCTACCAAGTAAGCCATTGACTTCCTTCACATCTCTGTTCGGAGATGTTTAGTGGTGGTAGTGACACCAATAATCTTATCTTTCACAGAACAGCTTTTTCTTGTGTGACACTGTTCCGACCACACTGGGTAACTTTTTCCCGCAAGATATAGCAGCCCGGTTGATTtggatttgtttaaaaatgtgccATTATCAAAATCTAAAAAGCAGTATTAGCTGCTGAAAATGTCTGTCTTATCTACATTTACTGGGTCTAAACCCCAGCCCAATTTGCAGTATATTTattcgatatattttttaatgttcaggttgagcaaaaatatatatgtgatcTGAGTTGGtcttaaaatagtgaaaaaatgttcagtaTTCTCTGCTCTGAAATGCTAGGGGCGTGTCTGCTGAAGGCGCTGAAACCTGATATCTAATATCCAACTTCTCCGGTTACTTCAGGTCAGATCCGTTGTTTTCAACACGGAGGTCTTGCGACCACCCTTCCACAATAATGGTTTATTAGGTTAGCTTCAGCAAACGTTAACAGTACATGTATCAGCATTAACCGCCGTTGGTAAAGATACTTATACAGTGTTGGAGGCGGAGTTATGATAAGAAGCTCCAGTGCGTCATAGAGCCATGATTTTAGACACAcccaaaaaatagttttaagtCATGTTTTCAGCTATTATTTTGTACCTTGAAAAAttttcagaagcctttattgtcatgcacatgagtaacaagtactagtacaacgaaatttgccatcaacccgtccgatacgtataaaacacacatacaatatgacagagatgaacaggacaggaagacagagatgaaagaaaagaaatacagcacaacatgaggaaaggaaaggagggaaaaaacaatgaaaactctgtaacataagcacatacacaatacacttcacaacatgaacagacttatgacatgccacaCGGGAGGGGGGGCCAGCAAAGTCAAGCAGCCATCCAGTCCTGCAGCCATTTGAGGCGCTGTCACAGACCCGCTTGTCTCGATGGGGGTATGAAGCGTCGAAGGCGTGGGTTGGGGGGGCATATatgcatatctgtatatgtgggAGTTTGAGTGTGTAGACCTGAGATCTGCATTTGCCCAGTACCTAATCAGTCCTTGTCTCAGCTCGCTGGAATGACAAAAAGCGTTAACATAGCGGTTGCTATGGAGACAACCTTACTAGgccccagacagcagcagacagtcaacAGGTGTCTGTGGGAGGTTTTTTTAGAGTCTCTCTGCAGTGATCAACCAAGGTTGTCTAGGGGAGgccagataagattggaatttggGCTGTAGGCGAAAGTGGCTGCATGCATTTCCTGCTACTCATCTTGTCCATAATGTTCATACTGGTCTCCGGATTGATCCAGTCGCTTTTCCAGGACCGTCAGTCACTCCATGATTTTATCCAGGGTGCAGTTTGTGACCACAGTCTGAGTACCGACAGCTCTGCCCATCGTATCAATCATCACAGGCAGCCTTAtggggctttggacagctgtcaccgttttctgtgtatctcgataaaccagagcaatgcctaatccaatcagcaaaagacTTGTTATCATGGTTCCGAATAGATAGAGATCTTCGATATCTTCCACGGAAAGAGCCGCCAGACACACGACTAGCCACCTCTCTCTCCCACATGTCCATCGTGTAGCCAGCTGCAAACGTCCCGGCAGGGCAGGTGGGCTCCCCCGAGCCTAGGTTTCTCGTCAAGAAAATGGTGTCAATTGCATTGAGAGACCAGTTGATCGAATCCATGATTTTTAGTTTGGAGAGCAGTGTAGAGAGAGTCTTCCAAGTATAAGACAGAAGACAAGATGAGACAAGATGAGACAAGAGGAGCGAAGCAGGAAAAACAGGGgaaggggagagaaaaaaaaaagtgtgaccgCCTCCTTACAGAGCCAGAGAAGAAGATATACAAATCTCTGATTTTACCTTCACTTACTTctctgattttgttttcagaatgACACCAAACCTGTGAAAATGATGTACCAGAAAACCAAGTTCCCTCTTACGTACATCCCTGAAGCCAACTGCCAGGTAGTGAAGCAATTCAGTTCTTAAATCAGTTTATGAATTTATAATGTACAC harbors:
- the LOC131961699 gene encoding leukocyte elastase inhibitor-like isoform X2, translated to MASPTITPLSKANTTFSLALLKKLGDNDSTANVFYSPFSISSALAMVMLGAGGNTHTQMSEVLCFTEAEKPQPAEAQMMQMQMQQKVQSRIPAFLLKGCLKTKDCQDEVHVSFAQLLKELNKADAPYALNVANRLYGEQSYQFVEDFLGETRKHYNAELESVDFISKSEAARVNINNWVEEKTQGKIKDVLAEGVVDSSTMLVLVNAIYFKGHWNKQFKESATREAPFRVKKNDTKPVKMMYQKTKFPLTYIPEANCQILEMPYKGKELSMLIFLPNEMEDSSTGLEKLEKELSYENFVEWTRPDMMDDIEVQVGLPRFKMEESYDLKNVLVSMGMVDAFDMGSCNFSGMSPANNLVLSKVVHKAFVEVNEEGTEAAAATAAIVMLRCAMRPATFIADHPFLFFIRHNPSMSILFAGRYCSPE
- the LOC131961699 gene encoding leukocyte elastase inhibitor-like isoform X1; amino-acid sequence: MASPTITPLSKANTTFSLALLKKLGDNDSTANVFYSPFSISSALAMVMLGAGGNTHTQMSECLKTKDCQDEVHVSFAQLLKELNKADAPYALNVANRLYGEQSYQFVEDFLGETRKHYNAELESVDFISKSEAARVNINNWVEEKTQGKIKDVLAEGVVDSSTMLVLVNAIYFKGHWNKQFKESATREAPFRVKKNDTKPVKMMYQKTKFPLTYIPEANCQILEMPYKGKELSMLIFLPNEMEDSSTGLEKLEKELSYENFVEWTRPDMMDDIEVQVGLPRFKMEESYDLKNVLVSMGMVDAFDMGSCNFSGMSPANNLVLSKVVHKAFVEVNEEGTEAAAATAAIVMLRCAMRPATFIADHPFLFFIRHNPSMSILFAGRYCSPE